One window of Pyxicephalus adspersus chromosome 4, UCB_Pads_2.0, whole genome shotgun sequence genomic DNA carries:
- the DNAJC27 gene encoding dnaJ homolog subfamily C member 27 produces the protein MAGHPFFYEVRNEFYKDTQGVILVYDVGLKESFDSLDAWLTEMKQELGPQGNIENIVFAVCANKIDCAKHRCVDESEGRLWAESRGFLYFETSAQSGEGINEMFQAFYSAIVDLCDNGGKRPMSSINIGFTKEQADSIRRIRNSKDSWDMLGVKPGASRDEVNKAYRKLAVLLHPDKCGVRRQHGALWERGGPREGGRVHYG, from the exons ATGGCGGGGCACCCCTTTTTCTATGAG GTACGTAATGAGTTCTATAAGGACACGCAGGGGGTGATCCTGGTGTACGATGTGGGCCTGAAGGAATCCTTCGATAGTCTGGACGCCTGGCTAACAGAGATGAAGCAGGAGCTCGGCCCTCAGGGGAACATAGAGAACATCGTCTTCGCGGTCTGTGCCAATAAG ATCGACTGTGCAAAGCACCGCTGCGTGGATGAGAGCGAGGGGCGGCTGTGGGCCGAGAGCCGAGGCTTCCTGTACTTCGAGACCTCTGCACAGAGCGGGGAGGGCATCAATGAGATGTTCCAG GCCTTCTACTCTGCCATTGTGGATTTGTGTGACAACGGGGGAAAGCGGCCCATGTCCTCCATTAACATCGGATTTACTAAAGAACAGGCAGATTCCATACGCCGCATCCGGAACAGCAAAGACAGCTGGGACATGCTGGGGGTGAAGCCCGGCGCCAGCAG GGATGAAGTGAACAAAGCGTATCGCAAGCTGGCCGTCCTTCTTCACCCGGACAAGTGCGGGGTACGTAGGCAGcatggtgcattatgggaaaGAGGTGGCCCCAGGGAAGGCGGCAGGGTACATTATGGGTAA